One window from the genome of Salvia miltiorrhiza cultivar Shanhuang (shh) chromosome 7, IMPLAD_Smil_shh, whole genome shotgun sequence encodes:
- the LOC130991786 gene encoding pentatricopeptide repeat-containing protein At4g02750-like, producing MSSHLKQAFALTQSLYLKPYSNHRTLTTVLNLKPFNSKISNFMRNGLVEDAQHLFDEMPQRNTVTYNAMIRGYFQNGFHQKAVSLYKQMSVRDIFSYNTMIFGLMKCGDVKEAEGVFESMKHRDIISWNSMILGYVDNDMMSEAVRVFVAMPFRDIVSWNLVLGGLVKVEKFDLAVEMFGGMVMRDVASWTIMVKAFVGAGNIVEARRIFDDMPMKDVGAWNTMIGGYVQQKFVEIAQGLFHKMPEKDGNSWSVMIDGFLNVGRVGDALRLFHEAPQKHRKSWNSVMLSFVRNGLVREAHAILEKVPFSGIVSWTNVMIGYFNREEVENAMRVFQLMPCLDTAVWNAAVFGLGENDQFENGVRLFIKMKEDGVSMDEATFTSFLTICSNMPSLNLGQQIHAEAIKVGIDCFTAAGNAFITMYFRCGNMNSALLEFKSMACHDAISWNSVICGLAQHGLGEKAVEVFEKMRLSRVEPNKITFVGILSACSHGGLVELGKHYFDVMRNEYSLKPTNEHYTCMVDLLGRFGLIDEAMDVLNEMSKDGVEVQASVWGALLGACRMHKNVALAEIAGEKILDVEPCNSGVYLILAEMYLAEGRREKAYNMWFRMKDNGVKKQPGCSWIELSVGGKVFLAGDRAHPEFESISCALSLIYHEMGFQNAYLNAAAEDLGGASIQC from the coding sequence ATGTCGTCTCACCTCAAACAAGCATTCGCGCTCACCCAATCTCTTTATCTGAAACCTTATTCAAATCACCGGACACTCACCACGGTGCTGAACTTGAAGCCCTTCAACTCAAAGATCTCAAATTTCATGAGAAACGGGCTAGTTGAGGATGCCCAACACCTATTCGACGAAATGCCTCAAAGAAATACTGTCACGTATAATGCTATGATCAGAGGCTACTTTCAAAACGGTTTCCACCAAAAGGCGGTGAGTTTGTATAAACAGATGTCGGTCCGTGATATTTTCTCGTATAATACTATGATATTTGGATTGATGAAATGCGGGGATGTGAAAGAGGCTGAAGGTGTGTTTGAGAGCATGAAGCATAGGGATATTATTTCTTGGAATTCGATGATTTTGGGCTATGTTGATAATGATATGATGAGTGAGGCGGTGAGGGTGTTTGTTGCAATGCCTTTCAGAGATATTGTTTCATGGAATTTGGTTTTGGGAGGATTGGTGAAGGTTGAGAAGTTTGATTTGGCAGTGGAGATGTTTGGGGGAATGGTCATGCGAGATGTTGCATCATGGACTATCATGGTGAAGGCGTTTGTGGGCGCTGGCAATATTGTCGAAGCTAGGAGAATCTTTGATGATATGCCAATGAAGGATGTTGGAGCTTGGAATACAATGATTGGTGGTTATGTGCAACAAAAATTTGTTGAAATTGCACAAGGTTTGTTTCATAAGATGCCGGAAAAGGATGGAAACTCGTGGAGTGTTATGATAGACGGTTTCTTGAATGTTGGGAGGGTCGGGGACGCCTTGAGGCTTTTCCACGAGGCACCTCAGAAGCATAGGAAGTCATGGAATTCTGTCATGCTGAGCTTTGTCAGGAACGGTTTGGTGAGAGAAGCTCATGCGATTTTAGAGAAAGTTCCATTCAGTGGCATTGTGTCGTGGACGAATGTCATGATTGGGTACTTTAATAGGGAAGAGGTTGAAAACGCCATGAGAGTTTTTCAACTGATGCCTTGTCTTGATACGGCCGTGTGGAATGCTGCCGTGTTTGGATTGGGGGAGAATGATCAGTTTGAGAATGGTGTGAGATTGTTTATCAAAATGAAGGAAGATGGTGTTTCCATGGATGAAGCCACGTTTACAAGTTTCCTCACTATTTGTTCGAACATGCCATCGCTAAATCTCGGGCAACAAATTCATGCTGAAGCTATTAAGGTTGGAATTGATTGCTTCACTGCTGCTGGTAATGCATTTATAactatgtatttcagatgtggTAACATGAACTCTGCATTGCTCGAGTTCAAATCCATGGCCTGCCATGATGCCATCTCGTGGAACTCTGTAATATGCGGATTGGCTCAGCACGGGCTTGGTGAAAAAGCTGTAGAGGTGTTTGAAAAGATGAGGTTATCGAGAGTGGAACCTAACAAAATCACTTTTGTAGGTATCCTCTCTGCCTGCAGCCACGGAGGGCTCGTGGAACTCGGGAAGCATTACTTTGATGTTATGAGAAACGAGTACTCTCTCAAGCCGACGAATGAGCACTATACTTGTATGGTGGATTTGTTGGGGAGATTCGGGCTTATTGATGAAGCGATGGATGTGTTGAATGAGATGAGCAAAGATGGGGTGGAGGTTCAAGCAAGTGTTTGGGGGGCGCTGCTTGGAGCGTGCAGAATGCACAAGAACGTGGCGTTGGCTGAGATTGCTGGGGAGAAGATTTTGGACGTGGAGCCTTGTAACTCGGGCGTGTATTTGATTCTTGCTGAGATGTATCTGGCTGAGGGGAGGAGAGAAAAGGCGTATAACATGTGGTTTCGTATGAAAGACAACGGTGTGAAGAAGCAACCTGGCTGTAGTTGGATTGAGTTGAGCGTTGGTGGGAAGGTGTTCTTAGCTGGAGACAGAGCACATCCCGAGTTTGAGAGCATCTCGTGTGCGTTGAGCTTGATTTATCACGAGATGGGCTTCCAAAACGCCTATCTCAATGCTGCCGCAGAGGATCTTGGAGGAGCATCTATCCAATGCTGA
- the LOC130991881 gene encoding 30S ribosomal protein 2, chloroplastic-like isoform X1 — protein sequence MAATAAAAAASSFSTSIHSLKCISSKSWPSDHLLIKISCPKTLTSHSLGIIESIPSSGKLWRAPRITAAVAQEEAAVTAPSEEEVVAAGDGAAAVENSGPNTKLYFGNLPYLCDSAQLAGIIQDYASPELVEVLYDRNTGRSRGFAFVTMSSVEECNLVIENLDGSEYGGRTLRVNFSDKPKPKEPLYPETEHKLFVGNLAWTVTSESLTKAFQAYGNLVGARVLYDGETGKSRGYGFVCYATRAELEAALEAMNGVVLDSPLSTLALFFLMTSALILIFKYPEPCRFI from the exons ATGGCAGCCACCGCCGCGGCTGCAGCAGCCTCGTCTTTCTCCACATCGATACACAGTTTGAAATGCATAAGCTCCAAGAGTTGGCCCAGCGATCATCTCCTAATAAAGATTTCATGCCCCAAAACCTTGACTTCTCACTCTCTAGGGATTATTGAATCGATTCCCTCTAGCGGCAAGCTGTGGAGGGCCCCGCGGATAACCGCCGCGGTGGCGCAGGAAGAAGCGGCTGTCACTGCTCCGTCGGAGGAGGAGGTGGTGGCGGCTGGCGATGGAGCTGCTGCGGTGGAGAATTCTGGGCCGAATACTAAGCTTTATTTTGGGAATTTGCCGTATCTTTGTGATAGTGCGCAGCTTGCTGGAATTATTCAAGACTATGCAAGTCCTGAGCTCGTTGAG GTTCTCTACGACAGGAACACAGGAAGAAGCAGAGGATTTGCATTTGTGACGATGAGCAGCGTCGAAGAATGCAACTTAGTCATCGAAAATCTTGATGGAAGT GAATATGGCGGCAGAACTTTGAGAGTCAATTTCTCCGACAAGCCTAAACCGAAGGAGCCCCTTTATCCAGAAACAGAGCACAAACTCTTCGTCGGAAACCTAGCGTGGACCGTCACATCCGAGAGCCTAACGAAGGCGTTTCAAGCATACGGCAATCTGGTCGGAGCTCGGGTTCTGTACGACGGGGAGACGGGGAAGTCCCGTGGCTATGGCTTCGTGTGCTATGCCACGAGAGCTGAGCTCGAAGCTGCACTCGAAGCCATGAATGGAGTGGTACTAGATTCTCCTCTCTCAACTTTGgcgttattttttttaatgacctcggctttgattttaatttttaaatatccTGAACCGTgcagatttatttaa
- the LOC130991861 gene encoding uncharacterized protein LOC130991861 isoform X2, producing MAESAQQSHEESMLLRTEPSFCIYTDDEFGEQVGNVEVMREKIERAATIGENGETEFSFGENGMRVIEEAEDEDEDEKEEEEKTPRRFRDLKIETGGDRISPPIFQAEGGGGDAAALNKWRSHAAYLESTGDLYGAEEYYFRATEADPKDGELLSQYAKLVWQLHGDQAKASRYFQKAVEAAPVNSDVLAAYASFLWDVDESEEGEHLSDDAQVDENPAMVDSFGGDYTEEMRPSSPTLHLAMGLGLDASGFRSFDNDESTNVEEYYKRMVEENPRNVSFLRDYALFLHQKKGDLEGAEEYYSRGILEEPRDGQMLYLYAGIVWQLHHDKDRAAAYFERAVEASPMDSNVLAAYAKFLWETEGEEAAIDEAQRSSN from the exons ATGGCTGAATCCGCGCAGCAAAGCCATGAAGAATCGATGCTGCTGCGCACGGAGCCGTCCTTCTGTATATACACAGACGATGAATTCGGCGAGCAAGTCGGAAATGTGGAGGTGATGAGAGAAAAGATAGAGAGAGCTGCTACAATTGGGGAAAACGGTGAAACTGAGTTCAGTTTTGGGGAAAATGGGATGAGAGTGATTGAGGAAGCtgaagacgaagacgaagacgagaaagaagaagaagagaagacgCCGAGGAGATTCAGAGATCTGAAGATTGAAACTGGAGGCGATCGAATTAGCCCTCCGATTTTTCAAGCGGAAGGGGGAGGTGGCGATGCGGCCGCTCTCAACAAGTGGAGAAGTCATGCTGCATATTTGGAG TCCACTGGAGATCTTTATGGTGCTGAGGAATACTATTTTCGAGCTACAGAGGCCGATCCTAAAGATGGTGAACTGCTGTCTCAATACGCCAAGCTGGTATGGCAGCTCCACGGTGACCAAGCTAAAGCCTCGCGTTATTTCCAAAAGGCTGTTGAGGCTGCTCCTGTGAATAG TGATGTCCTTGCTGCATATGCAAGTTTTTTGTGGGATGTAGACGAAAGCGAGGAGGGAGAGCATCTGTCCGATGACGCTCAG GTTGATGAGAATCCTGCTATGGTGGATTCATTTGGAGGAGATTATACAGAAGAAATGAGGCCGTCTAGCCCTACGTTACATCTCGCCATGGGGCTTGGACTCGATGCCTCTGGTTTTAGGAGTTTCGACAATGATGAAAGTACTAATGTTGAAGAATACTATAAGAGGATGGTTGAGGAAAATCCTCGTAACGTTAGCTTTCTAAGAGATTATGCTCTTTTCTTGCATCAG AAAAAGGGAGATCTAGAAGGAGCCGAAGAATATTATTCACGAGGAATACTAGAGGAACCTCGTGATGGGCAGATGCTCTATCTGTATGCTGGTATAGTGTGGCAGCTTCATCATGACAAAGATAGAGCTGCGGCCTATTTTGAACGGGCGGTTGAAGCATCTCCAATGGATAG CAACGTGCTGGCTGCATACGCTAAATTTCTATGGGAAACGGAAGGCGAAGAAGCTGCCATAGACGAAGCTCAGAGGAGCAGCAACTGA
- the LOC130991881 gene encoding RNA-binding protein CP33, chloroplastic-like isoform X2: MAATAAAAAASSFSTSIHSLKCISSKSWPSDHLLIKISCPKTLTSHSLGIIESIPSSGKLWRAPRITAAVAQEEAAVTAPSEEEVVAAGDGAAAVENSGPNTKLYFGNLPYLCDSAQLAGIIQDYASPELVEVLYDRNTGRSRGFAFVTMSSVEECNLVIENLDGSEYGGRTLRVNFSDKPKPKEPLYPETEHKLFVGNLAWTVTSESLTKAFQAYGNLVGARVLYDGETGKSRGYGFVCYATRAELEAALEAMNGVELEGRAMRVSLAQGKSQ; the protein is encoded by the exons ATGGCAGCCACCGCCGCGGCTGCAGCAGCCTCGTCTTTCTCCACATCGATACACAGTTTGAAATGCATAAGCTCCAAGAGTTGGCCCAGCGATCATCTCCTAATAAAGATTTCATGCCCCAAAACCTTGACTTCTCACTCTCTAGGGATTATTGAATCGATTCCCTCTAGCGGCAAGCTGTGGAGGGCCCCGCGGATAACCGCCGCGGTGGCGCAGGAAGAAGCGGCTGTCACTGCTCCGTCGGAGGAGGAGGTGGTGGCGGCTGGCGATGGAGCTGCTGCGGTGGAGAATTCTGGGCCGAATACTAAGCTTTATTTTGGGAATTTGCCGTATCTTTGTGATAGTGCGCAGCTTGCTGGAATTATTCAAGACTATGCAAGTCCTGAGCTCGTTGAG GTTCTCTACGACAGGAACACAGGAAGAAGCAGAGGATTTGCATTTGTGACGATGAGCAGCGTCGAAGAATGCAACTTAGTCATCGAAAATCTTGATGGAAGT GAATATGGCGGCAGAACTTTGAGAGTCAATTTCTCCGACAAGCCTAAACCGAAGGAGCCCCTTTATCCAGAAACAGAGCACAAACTCTTCGTCGGAAACCTAGCGTGGACCGTCACATCCGAGAGCCTAACGAAGGCGTTTCAAGCATACGGCAATCTGGTCGGAGCTCGGGTTCTGTACGACGGGGAGACGGGGAAGTCCCGTGGCTATGGCTTCGTGTGCTATGCCACGAGAGCTGAGCTCGAAGCTGCACTCGAAGCCATGAATGGAGTG GAACTAGAAGGGCGCGCAATGCGTGTTAGCCTAGCGCAGGGGAAGAGCCAATAG
- the LOC130991838 gene encoding uncharacterized protein LOC130991838 has translation MAPPSKTHQLLEINIISAQDLQLVSKSMKTYAMAWMNPKRKLTSRVDDEGRNNPTWNEKFVFRVEEDFLKQDTSAVMIEIYSNNWFRDVLVGTVRCLVGNLIPQTSRSHNGQPYIGMRFVALQIRRPSGRPQGILNIGVALLDSSMRSMPLYTQPAMSAVGYHDLMEDPDTIPEYYGNGPMLRRIRSERSEATGFGNFSPSSSMIIVKGKIEAKESSILSITECMVPVESIKKVGKASSVICGAELRDHERTRPMSKRGKASSVVSDSMTSSKDAGFLKKAESPSAKLVDVKQLAKIYDANDAAAADKPQASTAAKPQKPNGGDKDPAAPQQQYVIGAMKKGNQAWSDSEVGPSPSEVAAVMAERRYPLDDKESSVLDGWSMDESVEGLRSKLERWRMELPPLYDNGGAGDFSSSSYKSSTRSGKADKEKDGSFSCFGNIFGYECQCICGKPADGKKRRSTSPDSSPDKSSIF, from the exons ATGGCGCCGCCGTCGAAGACACACCAGCTGCTGGAGATCAACATCATCTCGGCGCAGGATCTGCAGCTGGTGTCGAAGTCGATGAAGACGTACGCGATGGCGTGGATGAACCCGAAGCGGAAGCTGACGTCGCGCGTGGACGACGAGGGGCGGAACAACCCCACGTGGAACGAGAAGTTCGTGTTCAGGGTGGAGGAGGATTTCCTCAAGCAGGACACCTCCGCCGTCATGATCGAGATCTACTCCAACAACTGGTTCCGCGACGTGCTCGTCGGCACCGTGCGCTGCCTCGTCGGAAACCTCATCCCTCAGACCAGCCGCTCGCACAACGGCCAGCCTTACATTGGCATGCGCTTTGTTGCTCTTCAG ATACGCCGGCCGTCGGGTCGGCCACAAGGCATCTTGAACATCGGCGTGGCGTTGCTGGACAGCTCGATGAGAAGCATGCCGTTATACACCCAGCCGGCGATGTCGGCCGTGGGGTACCACGACCTAATGGAGGATCCGGACACGATTCCGGAATATTACGGCAACGGGCCGATGCTGCGCAGGATAAGAAGCGAGCGCAGCGAGGCCACGGGGTTCGGCAACTTCTCCCCGAGCAGCTCCATGATCATTGTGAAGGGCAAGATTGAAGCTAAAGAGAGCTCCATTTTGAGCATCACGGAATGCATGGTTCCAGTTGAGAGTATCAAGAAGGTGGGCAAGGCCAGTTCCGTCATTTGTGGTGCAGAGCTCAGAGATCATGAGCGAACTAGACCAATGTCCAAGAGAG ggaAGGCAAGTTCAGTAGTGAGCGATTCGATGACGAGCAGCAAAGATGCCGGATTTCTGAAGAAGGCGGAATCTCCCTCAGCAAAGCTCGTGGACGTCAAACAGCTCGCGAAAATCTACGACGCCAacgacgccgccgccgccgacaaGCCACAGGCCTCAACCGCCGCAAAACCTCAAAAACCCAACGGCGGCGACAAGGATCCCGCGGCGCCGCAGCAGCAGTACGTGATCGGCGCGATGAAGAAGGGAAATCAGGCGTGGTCGGACTCGGAGGTGGGGCCCTCGCCGTCGGAGGTGGCGGCGGTGATGGCGGAGAGACGTTACCCGCTCGACGACAAGGAGAGCTCCGTCTTGGACGGGTGGAGCATGGACGAGAGCGTCGAGGGGTTGAGGTCCAAGCTGGAGCGGTGGCGAATGGAGCTGCCGCCTCTCTACGACAACGGCGGCGCCGGCGATTTCTCCTCGAGCAGCTACAAGTCGTCGACGAGGTCTGGTAAGGCCGATAAGGAAAAGGATGGGTCGTTTTCGTGCTTTGGGAATATATTTGGATACGAGTGCCAATGCATCTGCGGGAAGCCGGCCGACGGCAAGAAGCGGCGGTCGACGTCGCCGGATTCTTCGCCGGACAAATCGTCCATCTTTTGA
- the LOC130991861 gene encoding uncharacterized protein LOC130991861 isoform X1, which translates to MAESAQQSHEESMLLRTEPSFCIYTDDEFGEQVGNVEVMREKIERAATIGENGETEFSFGENGMRVIEEAEDEDEDEKEEEEKTPRRFRDLKIETGGDRISPPIFQAEGGGGDAAALNKWRSHAAYLESTGDLYGAEEYYFRATEADPKDGELLSQYAKLVWQLHGDQAKASRYFQKAVEAAPVNSDVLAAYASFLWDVDESEEGEHLSDDAQKWQVDENPAMVDSFGGDYTEEMRPSSPTLHLAMGLGLDASGFRSFDNDESTNVEEYYKRMVEENPRNVSFLRDYALFLHQKKGDLEGAEEYYSRGILEEPRDGQMLYLYAGIVWQLHHDKDRAAAYFERAVEASPMDSNVLAAYAKFLWETEGEEAAIDEAQRSSN; encoded by the exons ATGGCTGAATCCGCGCAGCAAAGCCATGAAGAATCGATGCTGCTGCGCACGGAGCCGTCCTTCTGTATATACACAGACGATGAATTCGGCGAGCAAGTCGGAAATGTGGAGGTGATGAGAGAAAAGATAGAGAGAGCTGCTACAATTGGGGAAAACGGTGAAACTGAGTTCAGTTTTGGGGAAAATGGGATGAGAGTGATTGAGGAAGCtgaagacgaagacgaagacgagaaagaagaagaagagaagacgCCGAGGAGATTCAGAGATCTGAAGATTGAAACTGGAGGCGATCGAATTAGCCCTCCGATTTTTCAAGCGGAAGGGGGAGGTGGCGATGCGGCCGCTCTCAACAAGTGGAGAAGTCATGCTGCATATTTGGAG TCCACTGGAGATCTTTATGGTGCTGAGGAATACTATTTTCGAGCTACAGAGGCCGATCCTAAAGATGGTGAACTGCTGTCTCAATACGCCAAGCTGGTATGGCAGCTCCACGGTGACCAAGCTAAAGCCTCGCGTTATTTCCAAAAGGCTGTTGAGGCTGCTCCTGTGAATAG TGATGTCCTTGCTGCATATGCAAGTTTTTTGTGGGATGTAGACGAAAGCGAGGAGGGAGAGCATCTGTCCGATGACGCTCAG AAATGGCAGGTTGATGAGAATCCTGCTATGGTGGATTCATTTGGAGGAGATTATACAGAAGAAATGAGGCCGTCTAGCCCTACGTTACATCTCGCCATGGGGCTTGGACTCGATGCCTCTGGTTTTAGGAGTTTCGACAATGATGAAAGTACTAATGTTGAAGAATACTATAAGAGGATGGTTGAGGAAAATCCTCGTAACGTTAGCTTTCTAAGAGATTATGCTCTTTTCTTGCATCAG AAAAAGGGAGATCTAGAAGGAGCCGAAGAATATTATTCACGAGGAATACTAGAGGAACCTCGTGATGGGCAGATGCTCTATCTGTATGCTGGTATAGTGTGGCAGCTTCATCATGACAAAGATAGAGCTGCGGCCTATTTTGAACGGGCGGTTGAAGCATCTCCAATGGATAG CAACGTGCTGGCTGCATACGCTAAATTTCTATGGGAAACGGAAGGCGAAGAAGCTGCCATAGACGAAGCTCAGAGGAGCAGCAACTGA